The genome window CGTCCACTCCCGCCGCTGCGCGGAGGGGCTCGACGTTTCCGCCGCGGCCCGGCTGGGGGAAGCGGCCGCGCTGCGGCATCTCGAGCGCTTCGCTGAAGCGGATCAGATCCTCGCGCCGCTGGAGTCGCAGGACCGGGATGCTCTGGCCCAGCAACTCGTCCAGTTGGGCCAGACTGCCGAGGCGGCGGCCGTGGCCTATGAGGCGGAGCGGGGCCGGGTGGCGGCCGGGCTTGAGCGGAACGAAGAGGCGGAACGCTGGCTGAAGACGGCGCTCGACGGCAATCCGCACGACTGGAAGCTCCGCTACGTCTACGCCCGGACGTTGTCGCGGCTGGGCCGAACCGCCGAGGCGAAGGCGGACTTCGAGCGGGTGGAGGAGACGGAGAAGGCGGTCGCTGACTGCGATCACTATCTCGAACGGATCCGCAAGAACCCGGCGGACGTGGAAGCGCGATACGAGTTGGGGCGGATCTTTGCGCAGTACATCTCGGAGCGGCAGGCGGAAGCGTGGCTGACTGGCGTCCTTCAGTACGATCCGCAGCATGCGGGGGCTCAGGCGCTTCTGAAGTCGCTGCGGGCGCCGGATGCGAAGGGTCCCGAGCGGAAGTCCGGTGATACGGACCGCTGAGCGACGGGGCAAAAGCGGTCTCGGCGCCCATTTTCACCGGGTCCAGGGGCACCCTGGTGGGGGATGCAAGGGGGCAACGCCCTCTTGCCCGCCGGAGGCCCTCTCGTCGAGAGATGTCTGAAGAAGTTTGTGTCCAGGCGCGGACAGCGTGCCGAATGCCCCCTCACCAACACGCGGGGATTCCGTACTGGGTGCCGGCACGAACGCCGTTCGAGCCAACGGAATGCATTCCCGCTCCCCAACATCCGGCGAATGCACCCCCGTGACATCAACATGCTTTTGATCCGAAGTCGTTGATGGGATTGGATTCCGGTCAGAAAGAAAACCGCCGTTTCTGCCCGATCCTGACCAGTTCTTCACAGACCGCCGCTACAGTTCCCGTGTCCGTTGGAGATGATCCATCCCATCGGATCCCACCTTGTTGGAGCGGTCCGGCGGAAAGGAATCGGCCCGGCTGCCTCCCCCTCCTGAAAGTTGCCCCGTACGCCGCACCGGCTGGCCTCTGGCCGCCACCCCACCTCGGCGTCCCGGGCGTGTTGAATTCCTCCCAGTAGAACTGGCGAGCGAGTTCCCATTTTGGAATTTCGATGTTTCTCCCGTTTCGAGAAGTCGCCCTGATGGGCGGGCTCCTCGCCGTCGCGGTCTACTCCGCCTTTGGTTTTGCTGCACTCGTTGATCAGACGGACCGCGCGAACGCGGCCGCACGACTCAACCCCTCCTGCGTGACGAAGGCCGAACTGCCGACCTGCGCCCAGGACTTCGTGATCCGCTGGGACGAGCAGTTCAAGTGCTCTCACATGCAGGAACGCCAGTCGCCAAGCGGACCGTGGGACCGGATGTCGGGCACCGCTCCGGCCGAAAGCCCGCTGGCTCGAAGCGCCATGGGCAGCCCCGCGGCACGCTGGTGGTCTGTTCACTGAGTTCCCGTCCGCATCGGTCGGTCCCCGAAGGACCACGGCGCGGATGAACTCGGCGGTCGAAAGACACACCGCAAACCTCCCGCCCCTCCCATTGTGCCGGGCCGAAGCTTTACATCGCTCGGCGTGATGGTACGTTGGAGGCCCCCGGAACTGCACGAGGTGCCGACGATGCGACGAGTCTCCTTTGCCCTGGTTCTGCTCGGACTGGCTTCGGTCGGATGGGCTCAGGGCCCGGCCCTCCCGGCCGCGCCGCAGCCGCTGATCGTTCCCCAGACGGAGGTCATTCCGGTTGTGCCGGAGGCTCCGCGGCCCC of Planctomyces sp. SH-PL14 contains these proteins:
- a CDS encoding tetratricopeptide repeat protein codes for the protein MLVLIALGVTAVLAGVPWCQSRALQSMRLGRFDTAERWLNRAGWLGPRDSRTELLRARLDRKRGQFEAMHKHLRDAAALGYPPSLVAAEQLLAELQSGGLPSVDPRVANLFVRAEIEGDTLAEAYVLGCLRKYEFPPALTLLDSWETDFPKDPRPNFLRGRILEHTSAESQAKEEYRRASVKAGGVFAPAEYSLARIAFDGGDAETALVHSRRCAEGLDVSAAARLGEAAALRHLERFAEADQILAPLESQDRDALAQQLVQLGQTAEAAAVAYEAERGRVAAGLERNEEAERWLKTALDGNPHDWKLRYVYARTLSRLGRTAEAKADFERVEETEKAVADCDHYLERIRKNPADVEARYELGRIFAQYISERQAEAWLTGVLQYDPQHAGAQALLKSLRAPDAKGPERKSGDTDR